One part of the Vicia villosa cultivar HV-30 ecotype Madison, WI linkage group LG6, Vvil1.0, whole genome shotgun sequence genome encodes these proteins:
- the LOC131611937 gene encoding jasmonate-induced oxygenase 2-like has product MITCDQTWPEPIVRVQSLAESGLNSIPSCYIKPSSQRPSKTNLTPQNDHININIPLIDLEHVSSEDQILRKTVLKNVLKACREWGFFQVVNHGIDHELMKSAKEVWREFFNLPLEVKEEFANSPTTYEGYGSRLGVKKGAILDWSDYFFLHYMPPSLRNQAKWPALPSSLRKVIDEYSEEVVKLGGRILEIMSTNLGLEEDFLMNAFGGENELGACLRVNFYPKCPQPDLTLGLSSHSDPGGMTILLPDDFVSGLQVRKGNDWITVKPVPNAFIINIGDQIQVMSNAIYKSVEHRVIVNPIQDRVSLAMFYNPKSDLLIQPAKELVTEEKPALYPPMTYDEYRLYIRMKGPCGKAQVESLASVCN; this is encoded by the exons atgATAACTTGTGACCAAACATGGCCCGAACCTATTGTTCGAGTCCAATCCTTAGCCGAAAGTGGCCTAAACTCAATCCCATCATGCTACATCAAACCAAGTTCCCAAAGACCATCTAAAACCAACCTCACCCCTCAAAACGATCATATCAATATCAACATACCTCTGATTGACCTTGAGCACGTCTCTAGTGAGGATCAGATCCTCAGGAAGACAGTGCTCAAGAACGTCTTAAAGGCGTGTCGGGAGTGGGGTTTTTTCCAAGTTGTGAACCATGGGATTGACCATGAGTTGATGAAGAGTGCTAAAGAAGTGTGGCGTGAGTTCTTTAACCTTCCACTTGAAGTGAAAGAAGAGTTTGCTAATTCTCCTACTACTTATGAGGGTTATGGTAGTAGGTTGGGAGTGAAGAAAGGTGCTATTTTGGATTGGAGTgactatttttttcttcattataTGCCTCCTTCTCTTAGAAACCAAGCTAAGTGGCCTGCACTTCCATCATCTTTGAG GAAAGTGATTGATGAATATAGTGAAGAAGTGGTTAAGCTAGGAGGGAGAATATTGGAAATAATGTCAACAAATCTtggtttggaagaagattttcTTATGAATGCATTTGGGGGAGAAAATGAGCTTGGTGCTTGTTTAAGGGTTAATTTTTATCCAAAGTGTCCACAGCCTGACCTTACTTTAGGGCTGTCTTCTCACTCTGACCCTGGTGGTATGACCATTCTTCTACCTGATGATTTTGTGTCTGGACTTCAAGTAAGAAAAGGAAATGATTGGATCACTGTTAAGCCTGTCCCTAATGCTTTTATCATCAACATTGGTGACCAAATTCAG GTGATGAGCAATGCAATATACAAGAGTGTAGAACACAGGGTGATTGTGAATCCAATACAAGATCGTGTTTCATTGGCTATGTTTTACAATCCAAAAAGTGATTTACTCATTCAACCTGCTAAGGAGCTTGTGACAGAGGAAAAGCCAGCCCTTTATCCACCAATGACCTATGATGAATATAGACTTTATATTAGGATGAAAGGACCTTGTGGAAAAGCCCAAGTTGAATCATTGGCTTCTgtatgtaattaa
- the LOC131609386 gene encoding protein STABILIZED1, producing the protein MVFIVPPTGKILSLDVNPNTTTLHSLKHQIENSHGIPISHQRLFLSQSLRLLGDNDSLFISNLGVGNYSTLTLHVPFYGGTQPPAVPKPPRFDFLNSKPPANYVAGLGRGATGFTTRSDIGPARAAPDLPDRSAAAAGAAPGVGRGRGKGGDDAAEEDEEGEDKGYDENQKFDEFEGNDVGLFASAEYDEDDREADAVWEEIDKRMDSRRKDRREARLKEEIEKYRASNPKITEQFADLKRKLHTLSTDEWQSLEKFESGGYSSKNKKKRFESFVPVPDTLLEKARQEQEHVTALDPKSRAASANGTETPWSQTPVTDLTAVGEGRGTVLSLKLDRLSDSVSGMTNVDPKGYLTVLNSMKITSDAEISDFKKARLLLKSVIQTNPKHPPGWIAAARLEELAGKLQAARQLIQKGCEECPKNEDVWLEACRLANPDDAKAVIARGVKSIPTSVKLWMQASKLENDDMNRSRVLRKGLEHIPDSVRLWKAVVELANEEDARLLLHRAVECCPLHVELWLALARLETYDNAKKVLNRARERLTKEPAIWITAAKLEEANGNTSMVGKIIERGIRALQREGVVIDREAWMKEAEAAERAGSVATCQAIIHNTIGVGVEEEDRKRTWVADAEECKKRGSIETARAIYAHALTVFLTKKSIWVKAAQLERSHGTRESLDALLRKAVTYRPQAEVLWLMGAKEKWLAGDVPAARAILQEAYAAIPNSEEIWLAAFKLEFENHEPERARMLLAKARERGGTERVWMKSAIVERELGNLEEERKLLNEGLKQFPSFYKLWLMLGQLEERLAETAKQQDQPEKQHAHKMEAKKVYDSGLKSCPNSVPLWLSLANLEEEMSGLSKARAVLTMARKKNPQTPELWLAAVRAELKHGYKKEADILMAKALQECPNSGILWASSIEMAPRPQRKIKSTDALKKCDHDPHVIAAVGRLFWADRKVDKARNWLNRAVTLAPDIGDFWALCYKFELQHGTEENQKDVLKRCVAAEPKHGEKWQVISKAVENSHQPTESILKKVVIALGKEEKAAEDSKH; encoded by the coding sequence ATGGTGTTCATCGTTCCACCCACCGGAAAAATCCTATCCCTAGACGTAAACCCTAACACCACCACTCTCCATTCTCTCAAACACCAAATCGAAAATTCTCACGGCATACCAATTTCACACCAACGTCTCTTCCTTTCCCAGAGTCTCCGATTACTCGGCGACAACGATTCTCTCTTCATATCTAACCTAGGCGTCGGGAATTACTCAACCCTAACTCTACATGTTCCCTTTTACGGTGGCACTCAACCTCCCGCCGTTCCCAAACCGCCTCGATTCGATTTTCTTAATTCCAAACCGCCTGCTAATTATGTTGCCGGACTTGGTCGTGGTGCGACCGGGTTCACTACTCGGTCTGATATCGGTCCCGCTCGCGCTGCGCCTGATCTTCCGGATAGATCCGCTGCTGCGGCAGGTGCGGCACCTGGTGTTGGGAGGGGGAGAGGGAAAGGCGGTGATGATGCGGCGGAGGAAGATGAGGAAGGAGAAGATAAAGGCTATGATGAGAATCAGAAATTTGATGAGTTTGAAGGGAATGatgttggtttgtttgcttctgCGGAGTATGATGAAGATGATAGAGAAGCTGATGCGGTTTGGGAGGAGATTGATAAGAGGATGGATTCGAGAAGGAAGGATCGGAGAGAGGCTAGGTTGAAGGAGGAGATTGAGAAGTATAGAGCTTCTAACCCTAAGATTACTGAACAGTTTGCTGatttgaaacggaaattgcatactTTGTCGACGGATGAATGGCAGAGTCTTGAGAAGTTTGAGAGTGGTGGTTATTCGtcgaagaataagaagaagaggtttgaaagttttgttccTGTGCCTGATACTCTTCTTGAGAAGGCTCGGCAGGAACAAGAGCATGTTACAGCTTTGGATCCTAAGAGTAGGGCTGCTTCAGCGAATGGAACGGAGACTCCGTGGTCGCAAACGCCTGTTACTGATTTGACTGCTGTTGGTGAGGGTAGAGGTACTGTTTTATCGTTGAAATTGGATAGGTTGTCTGATTCGGTTTCTGGTATGACTAATGTTGATCCGAAGGGGTATCTAACTGTTCTTAATAGTATGAAAATTACTAGTGATGCTGAGATTTCAGATTTTAAGAAGGCTAGATTGTTGCTCAAGAGTGTTATTCAAACGAATCCGAAACATCCTCCTGGTTGGATTGCTGCTGCTAGGTTGGAGGAGTTGGCAGGCAAGCTTCAGGCTGCTAGACAGTTGATACAGAAAGGATGTGAGGAATGTCCCAAGAATGAAGATGTTTGGCTGGAGGCTTGTAGGCTGGCGAATCCCGATGATGCGAAGGCTGTGATAGCTCGGGGTGTGAAGTCCATCCCTACTTCTGTCAAATTATGGATGCAGGCTTCGAAATTGGAAAATGATGATATGAACAGGAGTAGGGTGTTGAGGAAAGGGTTGGAACATATTCCCGATTCAGTTAGGCTGTGGAAGGCTGTTGTGGAGcttgcaaatgaagaagatgctAGACTTTTGCTTCATAGAGCTGTGGAATGTTGTCCATTGCATGTGGAGTTGTGGCTTGCGCTAGCTAGGTTGGAAACTTATGACAATGCTAAGAAGGTTCTCAATAGGGCAAGAGAAAGGCTGACCAAGGAGCCTGCGATTTGGATAACGGCCGCCAAATTGGAAGAAGCTAATGGAAATACATCCATGGTTGGCAAGATTATTGAGAGGGGTATTAGGGCTTTGCAGAGAGAAGGTGTAGTGATTGATAGAGAAGCTTGGATGAAGGAAGCAGAGGCAGCGGAACGAGCTGGTTCGGTTGCAACTTGCCAAGCAATAATCCATAATACAATTGGAGttggagttgaagaagaagataggAAGAGAACATGGGTAGCAGATGCTGAGGAATGCAAGAAAAGAGGTTCTATTGAAACTGCCAGAGCTATATATGCTCATGCCTTGACTGTCTTCTTAACTAAGAAGAGTATATGGGTTAAAGCAGCACAACTTGAAAGGAGTCATGGTACCAGGGAATCTCTTGATGCATTACTTCGTAAAGCAGTTACCTATAGACCACAGGCTGAAGTTCTATGGCTTATGGGTGCCAAGGAGAAGTGGCTTGCTGGAGATGTCCCTGCTGCACGTGCAATTCTCCAAGAAGCTTACGCTGCTATTCCCAATTCGGAAGAAATATGGCTTGCTGCATTCAAGCTAGAATTTGAAAACCACGAACCTGAAAGAGCTAGAATGTTGTTGGCTAAGGCACGAGAAAGAGGAGGTACAGAGAGAGTCTGGATGAAATCAGCTATCGTAGAGAGAGAACTGGGAAACCTTGAAGAGGAAAGGAAACTGTTAAATGAAGGACTGAAGCAATTCCCTTCATTTTATAAATTGTGGTTGATGCTTGGCCAGCTTGAGGAACGGCTTGCTGAGACTGCAAAGCAGCAGGATCAGCCTGAGAAGCAGCATGCTCACAAGATGGAAGCTAAGAAGGTCTATGATTCTGGATTGAAAAGTTGTCCTAATTCCGTACCGCTCTGGCTCTCTCTTGCTAATCTTGAAGAGGAGATGAGCGGACTTAGTAAAGCTCGTGCAGTTCTTACAATGGCTCGAAAGAAGAATCCTCAAACCCCTGAACTCTGGCTAGCAGCTGTTAGAGCAGAACTAAAGCATGGGTATAAGAAAGAAGCTGACATTTTGATGGCAAAAGCATTGCAGGAGTGTCCCAATAGTGGCATTCTATGGGCATCATCAATTGAGATGGCTCCTCGCCCCCAGCGAAAAATCAAGAGTACAGATGCCCTAAAGAAATGTGACCATGATCCTCATGTTATAGCTGCTGTGGGCAGATTATTCTGGGCTGATAGGAAGGTGGACAAAGCCAGGAATTGGCTGAATAGGGCTGTGACACTTGCTCCCGACATTGGTGATTTTTGGGCTTTGTGCTACAAATTTGAATTACAGCATGGAACTGAGGAGAACCAAAAGGATGTATTGAAGAGATGTGTTGCTGCTGAACCAAAACACGGGGAGAAATGGCAAGTGATCTCAAAGGCAGTAGAGAACTCTCACCAACCAACTGAATCCATCTTGAAGAAAGTGGTGATTGCACTTGGGAAGGAGGAGAAGGCAGCCGAGGATAGTAAACATTAA
- the LOC131609389 gene encoding myb family transcription factor PHL7-like, whose translation MGSTRSDDGSAIHKERLRWTQQLHDLFVDAVNRLGGPDRATPKGILKVMKAMDISNLNIYHVKSHLQKYRISKLIPESTTRGKIEKRGVSHILPNFCSISALQLKEVLQMQAEVHERMNDRVEVQKSLKMKIEAQGKYLDRIGQSSQIKTITRKACKSFVGRATPLPSLSEESESLRTQSEEEHRTAKKKKITEDDDSVFPADFELGSSTISEFCNQTLNLSWSQLAEATCQSPLVTSFIL comes from the exons ATGGGTTCCACTCGCTCAGATGATGGCTCTGCCATACACAAAGAACGCTTACGCTGGACACAACAACTCCATGATCTCTTTGTGGACGCTGTAAATAGGCTTGGGGGCCCTGATA GGGCAACACCAAAGGGCATATTGAAGGTAATGAAGGCTATGGATATTTCAAATTTGAACATTTATCATGTCAAAAGCCACTTGCAG AAATACAGGATTTCCAAGTTGATTCCAGAATCCACCACTA GAGGAAAGATTGAGAAGAGAGGTGTATCACATATACTTCCAAATTTCTGTTCTATATC AGCTCTTCAGTTAAAGGAAGTCCTTCAAATGCAAGCAGAGGTGCACGAACGCATGAATGACAGAGTTGAG GTTCAGAAAAGCTTGAAGATGAAAATTGAAGCACAAGGAAAGTACCTAGATAGAATTGGACAGAGTAGTCAGATCAAAACAATTACAAGAAAAGCTTGCAAGTCTTTTGTTGGTAGAGCTACACCTCTGCCCTCTCTTTCCGAGGAATCTGAATCCTTAAGAACACAATCAGAGGAAGAACATCGAACAGCCAAAAAGAAAAAGATCACCGAAGATGATGACAGtgtttttcctgcagattttgaaCTAGGATCATCTACAATCTCAGAATTCTGcaaccaaactttgaatcttTCTTGGAGCCAGCTAGCTGAAGCAACATGCCAATCACCTTTGGTGACTAGTTTCATATTATAG
- the LOC131609388 gene encoding PHD finger protein ALFIN-LIKE 2-like, whose translation MEMASSPRSVEEIFKDFNARRTAVLRALTLDVDEFYGLCDPDKDNLCLYGHGNESWEVTLPAEEVPPELPEPALGINFARDGMNRRDWLSLVAVHSDSWLLSVAFYLGARLNRNERKRLFSLINELPTVFEVVTDRKPIKDNKPAADSGSKSRGSTKRSSDGQVKSNPKFPADDGYEEEEDEHSETLCGTCGGNYNADEFWIGCDICERWYHGKCVKITPAKAESIKQYKCPSCSLRRPRP comes from the exons ATGGAAATGGCTTCCAGCCCTCGTTCCGTTGAAGAGATCTTCAAGGATTTCAACGCTCGTAGAACCGCTGTTCTCCGTGCTCTCACTCTTG ATGTTGATGAATTTTACGGTCTCTGTGATCCAG ATAAGGATAATTTGTGTCTCTATGGACATGGGAATGAAAGCTGGGAAGTGACTCTGCCAGCGGAGGAAGTTCCGCCGGAGCTTCCTGAGCCGGCACTTGGGATTAATTTTGCTAGAGATGGGATGAACCGGAGAGACTGGCTTTCGCTTGTTGCTGTACACAGTGATTCTTGGTTGCTTTCTGTAGCATTCTACCTTGGAGCTCGTCTTAACCGGAATGAAAG GAAACGTTTGTTTAGTTTAATCAACGAACTTCCCACCGTTTTTGAAGTTGTGACCGACAGGAAGCCGATTAAGGACAACAAGCCGGCAGCAGACAGTGGAAGCAAATCCAGAGGTAGCACCAAG AGATCAAGTGATGGGCAAGTCAAAAGCAACCCAAAGTTTCCTGCAGACGATGGTTATGAGGAGGAGGAAGACGAGCACAGCGAAACACTTTGCGGGACCTGTGGCGGAAACTACAATGCGGACGAGTTTTGGATTGGCTGTGATATATGTGAGAGGTGGTACCACGGGAAATGTGTGAAGATCACTCCTGCAAAAGCTGAGAGCATAAAGCAATACAAGTGCCCTTCATGCAGCTTGAGAAGGCCCAGACCCTAG